The nucleotide window AAAGCGCTGTCCAAAGGTTCAAAGCTGGTGAATTTCTTATACAGCAGGGAGAACTCCTCCAACTCCCTTTCCTGTTCCAGAAATGCCTTATTCTCCACATAAATGCCTTCTGCCTTTCTGAGAAGGGCAGCCGTTTCGCTCAGGGACCATCTTTGAAGATCATCAATAAAAGAATTTTCAAAAACAAACTGTCCATAACCATTATGTATCAGCTGTAAAAAGCCCCCATTGGTGACCTGTCCGTAAAGTGCATCATAGATCAGCAGAACATGTTGGTCATCGCTCAACTGATCAAGAATTGTTTCTTCATCTTCTGCTTCCTCTATGGCATCCTGATACGGTTCCAGTACTGCATAGATAAAATCCCATTCATCTTCACGGGCAGCTTCAATAGCTTCTTTTTTGACGGTCGGTAGAAATTCCATATCGATATAAAATAAATTTATCTTTTTTTCAACTCCATTATCATATCAGTTGTCATCTTCCTGCTCATAAGCCAAACGAACCCAATCGTCTCCCGGAAATCTGCGGTCTGCAAATTCTCCACAAGCCAGATCTGCCACCTCATTGAGCGTAGTATCCAGTGCCACCACGTCACGCAGGCAGACCAATACGGCTCCCTCTTCTGCGGCGATCAACTCTTCCTCTGTGGTAACGTTCAGAAATTCTGTTGTAAGAAATTGCCAATATCCATCATGTTCATGTACTACACGTAGCACAGGCTGCAGTCCATCTACAAAACCCTTTGTGCTCAATACGCCCAGTGTTTCCGGCTCCCGGAATTTATACCCTGTGGTTTCCATTTTTATTTTATTGTTAATATTCAAGTTTCACACCGTCAATAATCAGGCCTTCACAGTTCAGTGTCATAAAAGCGCTACCGTAGTCGCCTGTAACCTGATCATTCATCGTCTCCAGCACAGCCAATTTAAACTCAATCTTTCTGGAAGGGAGCTTTCCGTACGAGTCTGTCACAATTATCTGACCGTCGAGACCACCTTTATTTTGCATGAAAGCGCGCAATAATTGGATATCCTGCTTCTCGAAATCTATTGACAGGTAATGCCCCCGGGATGGTCCAGCCGCAGAAAGGCTTTTATTTGTCGAATCCTTTACAGGTTCATTTGCCCTGTTGAAGGAAACCGTGAAAGACCTTGCAGCAGCAATCACCTGTTTGCCTCCCTCCTTCACCGTGACTTCCATTCTTATGCGTTTTTCCTCTGAGTACTGTGCGGAGACTGTTTCAACAGAAAGATAGAGAAAAGCCAGTACAAAACCCCAAAACTTAATTTTCATAGATGAATATTTTTAACAAGATTAAAAATTTGCATACAGGCCGCCTGTCATCAATTGGCATTTGTTCACTTTGATTTGTTGTTTGGAAGAATACCCCGGAAATCCGGTAAACGGAGAAATTCCGGCGTTTAATAGCCTGCAAAACATAACGCCGCTATATTTTGCAGGTCCTGATACAATCTATATCTTAGCCATTATTTGCCTATATGTCTGTAAAAAGATGCTTAAATATATGGTGGCTGTTATGCTGCAGCGTTATATACGGTATCCTGTTGTCCGGCACAGTCAGGGCGCAGGAAATTTCCATCTGTGAAAAAAATGCAAGAGAAGGTTAT belongs to Chitinophaga sp. HK235 and includes:
- a CDS encoding DMP19 family protein, with product MEFLPTVKKEAIEAAREDEWDFIYAVLEPYQDAIEEAEDEETILDQLSDDQHVLLIYDALYGQVTNGGFLQLIHNGYGQFVFENSFIDDLQRWSLSETAALLRKAEGIYVENKAFLEQERELEEFSLLYKKFTSFEPLDSAFYDIMDGEVTRFRNYIETHLTTFIKLV